AAACTTTGAAAGAATCTTTGCCAAAAATTTTACATCTATAGTTTCAACAGAATAGACTCTTCCTTGAGATATTGCTGAAACAGAAGATGCAACTGTTATTATATCCCCTTTTCTTCTCTTATCCTTTGTAAGTTCATCTATTAAATCTATTAGGTCTGTCCTCTCTGTAATAAGTGGTGTTTTGATTGGTATCCTCTCTGCATCTTTCCTCTCCTTTACTTCATCAGGCTCACCAAGATTTAATCCAAGCTCTCTTACCCTTTTCTTTATGATGTTTCCACGCCTCCTCTTTATTCCATCTTTAAAGATTTCTTCTGCCTCTTTCTTTTTTCCAAGCTTAAAAAGGGCGTCTCCAAAGAAAAAGAAATCCTTTTCATAGAAATTTGAGGGTTTGAGCTCATAAAATTTTTTGTAGAAGCAAGTTGCTTTCTCATAATCACCAAGTTTATAGTAAATCCTTGAGAGCCTTTTAAATAGGTATCTTGCAGGAGATTTTATATCCCTTGTGAGTGGAACATCGTCTCTATCAAGAAGTTTCATATAGTATGAAAGAGCTGTTTCAATATCCCCTTTTTCATAGTAGTATATATCTCCAAGTATTATATCGTACCAGTAAACTTCTGGATTGTTTTCCTTTGCTTTCTCAATAACTTTTGTGGCTTCTTCTATTTCTCCCTTCCTTATGTAAACTTCCTTTAAGAGTCTAAAGATACCTCTACATTTTTTAAATTTTTCTACCCCCTCTTTTAACACCTCCTCTGCTTCATCTAAACTTCCCTCTCTTATGAGGAGAAATCCATATTTTTCATAGGTTTTACAGGTTAGAAGCCCCTTTTTTCTTAACCTTTTTAATAGATTAAGTGCTTTCTCCTTCTCCTCTTTCCTTAGAAGAGAGAAGACTATACCCTGATAAATATATGAGATGAGTTTCATTCAGCTAAATAAGTCCCTCTAAATCTTCCTCAAAGAAACAGAGGCCAGTTGTTCCCGGTCCTGGATGTGCACCAATGGTTGTTCCCATAATTCTTGTGTATATTGGTCCCATATAACCAGTTTCTTTTCTAAATAGATTTAATAGAAAATCCTGATCTTCCTTACAATCTGCATGTGGTGAACCAATAACAAGTTTATTTATATCCTTTATCCTCTCCTTTGCTATCTCTACAATCCTTACAAGTGACTTTTTTCTACCTCTCACTTTTTCTATGGGAGTGGTCTCCCCATCTTTTATC
This DNA window, taken from Caldisericia bacterium, encodes the following:
- a CDS encoding coenzyme F420-0:L-glutamate ligase, translating into MKLISYIYQGIVFSLLRKEEKEKALNLLKRLRKKGLLTCKTYEKYGFLLIREGSLDEAEEVLKEGVEKFKKCRGIFRLLKEVYIRKGEIEEATKVIEKAKENNPEVYWYDIILGDIYYYEKGDIETALSYYMKLLDRDDVPLTRDIKSPARYLFKRLSRIYYKLGDYEKATCFYKKFYELKPSNFYEKDFFFFGDALFKLGKKKEAEEIFKDGIKRRRGNIIKKRVRELGLNLGEPDEVKERKDAERIPIKTPLITERTDLIDLIDELTKDKRRKGDIITVASSVSAISQGRVYSVETIDVKFLAKILSKFVSRNRNTPFATTAPLSNPYAMQVAVEEAGVFKILLASFVGFIGKLLRKKGWFYIVAGKNVAQIDDMPASMPPYDYYVIPGPENPDGLCEEIKKKTGCETCIVDANDLGIAWVVGKSSGVDKSWVEDVMSDNPAGNEDWQTPIIILRKKP